One Malus sylvestris chromosome 14, drMalSylv7.2, whole genome shotgun sequence DNA segment encodes these proteins:
- the LOC126598475 gene encoding transcription factor MYB86-like, translated as MGRNSCCLKQKLRKGLWSPEEDEKLFNYITQFGVGCWSSVPKLAGLQRCGKSCRLRWINYLRPDLKRGMFSQQEEDLILSLHEVIGNRWAQIAAQLPGRTDNEIKNFWNSCLKKKLMKQGIDPTTHKPLTEQELKETKNIDCSDLNESLPMPELPTMPITMASQGPTFLLNDSNYYDGNGGVLNNPQASRAFDSLSYFEFQPGFESSAYNSDLVAAQYHHTNIRPYESSSNFGFTSMPSLANSDHGSMSGTDFSDNSASRLGSFFMNEVKESSSNSSNVGSYTAGCQMSSNNVVENAAFPWETDNKLDSLFQFHFNGIKSEEIIKPNSSWQQQGQLVHHHAQNSVDFSSYPLTSLSEDLTGANFDVFQNI; from the exons ATGGGACGCAATTCGTGTTGTTTGAAGCAGAAGTTAAGGAAAGGCCTCTGGTCACCAGAAGAAGATGAGAAGCTCTTCAACTACATCACTCAATTTGGTGTTGGCTGCTGGAGCTCGGTCCCAAAGCTTGCTG GTTTGCAGAGGTGTGGGAAGAGTTGCAGGTTGAGATGGATAAACTATTTAAGGCCTGATTTGAAGAGAGGAATGTTCTCACAACAGGAAGAGGATCTCATTCTTAGTCTTCACGAAGTTATAGGCAACCG GTGGGCTCAAATTGCAGCACAATTGCCAGGAAGAACAGACAATGAGATAAAGAACTTTTGGAATTCATGTTTGAAGAAGAAGCTAATGAAGCAAGGAATTGACCCAACTACTCACAAGCCACTAACTGAACAAGAGCTGAAAGAAACGAAGAACATTGATTGTTCAGACCTAAATGAGTCTTTGCCAATGCCAGAGCTTCCAACTATGCCAATAACCATGGCTTCCCAAGGCCCAACATTTCTTCTCAATGATTCAAATTACTATGATGGAAACGGAGGAGTCCTCAACAATCCACAAGCCTCAAGAGCCTTTGATTCTCTATCTTATTTCGAGTTCCAACCCGGTTTTGAGTCATCAGCCTACAATTCAGATCTTGTTGCCGCTCAATACCACCATACCAACATTAGACCTTATGAGTCAAGCTCAAATTTTGGGTTTACTTCAATGCCAAGTTTGGCAAATTCGGACCATGGAAGCATGTCCGGCACAGATTTTTCGGACAATTCAGCTTCAAGGCTCGGCTCATTTTTCATGAATGAGGTTAAGGAAAGCTCGAGCAATAGCTCGAACGTCGGCAGCTATACAGCAGGGTGTCAAATGAGCAGCAACAACGTAGTTGAAAATGCGGCTTTTCCATGGGAAACAGATAACAAACTAGACTCCTTGTTTCAGTTTCATTTCAATGGGATAAAGTCTGAGGAAATTATCAAACCCAATAGTTCTTGGCAACAACAAGGGCAGCTTGTTCATCACCATGCTCAAAATTCAGTAGATTTCAGTAGCTATCCGTTAACGTCGTTGTCAGAAGATCTAACTGGTGCAAATTTTGATGTTTTCCAGAATATTTGA